ATTTAGATGGCCGCACTCACATTTTACTTCGTTCATAGTAAAAACTCCCTGTTCCCCTTACTTTTAAGGTTTAATCTGTTCCATAAATTCGCGGACTGTTTCTTCAGATAATTCCCCGGTATGGCTTTTTACGACATTTCCTTCTTTATCTATCAAAAAGGTAATTGGCAGAGGATTGATCCCATATGCTGCCTGTACTGGTCCCTCGTCGATCAGAACAGGAAAAGTCATGCCTTTTCGTTCAATAAACCTATTTACAGCAAGTTCTGATTCACCCGAGTCAATCGCCAGGACCTGGACTCCCTGGTCCTTGAACTGCTGGTACTGATTTTCGATATAAGGCATTTCTCTCTCGCATGGCTTGCACCATGTTGCCCAAAAATTAAGGAAAACTCCTTGCCCTTTATAATCAGAAAGCCTGTGTTTATTGCCTTCCATATCAACAAGGACAAAATCAGGAGCAGGTTTTCCAATCACAATCTTCTGGTTTTTATCCTTATTCATGTTGGCGTATAAAGTGTAGCCAACTGCCAGAACCATAACCGCAAGAATAATAGTTCGAGTGATTAGCCGCTTCTTTTTCATCCCTTAAACCTCCCACCGTATTTCTCCCTCATTATAACATTACAACTGCACCTTTATCGGTAAGTTTAGGATTTTTTCATTGCCTGGACACGGAGCTGCTTTACCTCATGATGTGTAAGCTCCCTGATTTCCCCAGTTCTTAAGCCGTTCAGCGTCAAGAATCCATATTTTTCTCTTTTCAGCTTTAATACCGGGTGTCCAATTGCTTCAAACATCCTCCTGACCTGTCTATTACGGCCTTCATGGATGGTAATTTCGACGATTGCGGTATCTTTCTTTTTATCGACACTCAGCATTTTCGTCTTTGCTGGCGCCGTTTTCCCATCCTCCAGCATGACGCCGCGAGCCAGGCTTGTCAGCTTCTCTTTTGAAGGGATCCCTTTCACCTTCGCAACATACACCTTATCTATCTCATTACTTGGGTGCATCAGCAAATTCGCAAATTCACCATCGTTCGTCAACAATAGCAGTCCCGATGTATCATAATCCAGCCGCCCCACAGGATAGATGCGCTGTTCGATTGTCTGGAAAAAGTCCGTAACCACTTTGCGTCCCTTGTCATCCTGTACACTCGAAATAACACCGCGGGGTTTATAGAACAAGAAATAAACCGGTTCCTCCCCTTCAATCTGAACTCCATCCACTTCGACCCTGTCAGATGGGGTCACCTTCCGGCCAAGTTCTTTAACAACACTGCCGTTTACCTTGACTCTTCCTTCGAGGATCATTTCCTCGGCTTTTCTTCTCGATGCGATTCCTGCATGAGCAATCACTTTTTGCAGTCTTTCCATGAAGGTCACTCCTATTTAATATCAATTACCTATAGTTTATATTAATATCTAATCTATCCCTATGAATTATGACATAACTCTCGCTGTTTTCAAAGTAAGCAATGGCGTAAAAAGCGAAAAATAAATAGGCGATGTTAATTGTTCTTTAACATTGTTTCTTTACGCTCATCTGCTAAACGGATATTTTCCTTATATAATGATGATTATCTATCTTCAGAAGAGGCTCTATTATCATTCATTGTTGAAGATCGAGAAGGTATGAGGGTTCATAAGCGGAGGATTTCCGGCTATTGTATATAAAGGGTGCTTATGAAGCAGAAATAACAGGAGATATTCCGGTTATCTGCTATAACTAAGACAAAATCCAACGATTTCGATTAAATAAGCGGAAAAACAACCCTTATTTTTCAAAAAATACAGGTCGTTTTGAATTTAAGCGGAATTCTTCCGTTTATTTTCAAACACAATCGGTTATCACAGGCCCAAAACAAAATAAAGAAGATACCCAGAGCAGGTATCTTCTTTATTTTGAGAACATGAATGTGACGACGATGATTGCTGTTACGATGGCGACTGCATCAGCAAGGAGACCGACTTTGAGTGCATCTCCCATCTTCTTGATCCCTACTGCCCCGAAATAAACGGTGAGGACGTAGAAGGTCGTATCCGTGCTTCCCTGAAGGGTCGCTGCCAGAGTCCCTATAAAAGAGTCTGGTCCATGGACCCCGATCAGGTCACTAGT
The window above is part of the Mesobacillus jeotgali genome. Proteins encoded here:
- the rluB gene encoding 23S rRNA pseudouridine(2605) synthase RluB, yielding MERLQKVIAHAGIASRRKAEEMILEGRVKVNGSVVKELGRKVTPSDRVEVDGVQIEGEEPVYFLFYKPRGVISSVQDDKGRKVVTDFFQTIEQRIYPVGRLDYDTSGLLLLTNDGEFANLLMHPSNEIDKVYVAKVKGIPSKEKLTSLARGVMLEDGKTAPAKTKMLSVDKKKDTAIVEITIHEGRNRQVRRMFEAIGHPVLKLKREKYGFLTLNGLRTGEIRELTHHEVKQLRVQAMKKS
- the resA gene encoding thiol-disulfide oxidoreductase ResA encodes the protein MKKKRLITRTIILAVMVLAVGYTLYANMNKDKNQKIVIGKPAPDFVLVDMEGNKHRLSDYKGQGVFLNFWATWCKPCEREMPYIENQYQQFKDQGVQVLAIDSGESELAVNRFIERKGMTFPVLIDEGPVQAAYGINPLPITFLIDKEGNVVKSHTGELSEETVREFMEQIKP